The nucleotide sequence CTATTCTAATGGCTTGAAACACCGCTTTAGCAGGGTTTTTCTGACGCAGAATCGCAGCAGGATAAGCACTTTTAATAACGTCAACTAATTCTAATGTGGTTGTGATAGGACGTGACTTAATAATAGCTTTCGCAACTTGCTTAGCAAGCTTTACATCAGCGTGTTTTATTAAGATTTGTGTCAGTGCAACCTCATCATAATTATTAACTATATAATAAGCATCAATTTCCTGATCTTGATTCATTCGCATATCAAGCCGAGCATCTTTATTGTAACTAAATCCACGTTCACTAATATCTAGTTGTGGTGATGAAACTCCTAAATCAGCAATTATTCCATCAACTTTATCAATTTTGAGCTTCATTAATTGTGATCGTATATTTCTGAAATCACTTCTTATCAAAATGAAATTATCAGCAATTTGACTTAGACGTTTGCAACTTTTTTCTATCGCATATTCATCTTTGTCAAAACCAATAAGTAACCCTTGTTGATTAAGTTTTTTTAATATCTCGGCTGAGTGTCCTCCTAGGCCAAGAGT is from Mycoplasmopsis pullorum and encodes:
- the rsmH gene encoding 16S rRNA (cytosine(1402)-N(4))-methyltransferase RsmH, producing the protein MNQQHYSVLLNETIESLDIKPDGVYVDLTLGLGGHSAEILKKLNQQGLLIGFDKDEYAIEKSCKRLSQIADNFILIRSDFRNIRSQLMKLKIDKVDGIIADLGVSSPQLDISERGFSYNKDARLDMRMNQDQEIDAYYIVNNYDEVALTQILIKHADVKLAKQVAKAIIKSRPITTTLELVDVIKSAYPAAILRQKNPAKAVFQAIRIEVNDEFNAIQTMLNDSLDLLKPNGHLAIITFHSLEDKIVKNFFGNLIKDKLPSKMPVNEIKNYNARQIKPSQAELLENKRSRSAKLRVLTKIS